A part of Helicobacter himalayensis genomic DNA contains:
- the uvrB gene encoding excinuclease ABC subunit UvrB, protein MKNFQLHSPYSPAGDQPQAIKKIVDSINDGAQYSTLIGVTGSGKTYTMANIIAKLNIPTLIMTHNKTLAAQLYSEFKGFFPKNHVEYFISHFDYYQPEAYIPRRDLFIEKDSSINEELERLRLSATTSLLAYDDVIVVASVSANYGLGNPNEYLSMIEKIEVGQIRAQKGFLLKLVDMGYVRNDTIFERGNFRVQGEVVDIFPAYNESEFVRVEFFGDEVESVALYDSIERVKVKNIESFVLYAANQFIVGAERLQNALKNIESELDSRLSEFEAEDRRVEYQRLKGRTEFDLEMIRESGICKGIENYARHLTGKATGETPYSLLDYFAQKNKPYLIIVDESHVSLPQFGGMYAGDRSRKEVLVEYGFRLPSALDNRPLRFDEFINKAPHYLFVSATPASLELELSINHSAEQIIRPTGLLDPLYEVRDSDNQVLDLMGEIKARVAKNERVLITTLTKKMAEELSKYYTELGIKVRYMHSDIDAIERNHLIRALRLGEFDVLIGINLLREGLDLPEVSLIAIMDADKEGFLRSETSLIQTMGRAARNVEGKVILYAKKVTNSMQRAFEITDYRRSKQEAYNKAHNITPQSVKRNLEEELKLESSASGRLYEKNSKKIPKSERDSIIKELKTRMLQAAKNLEFEEAARLRDEIAKLRG, encoded by the coding sequence ATGAAAAATTTTCAACTTCACTCTCCATATAGCCCAGCGGGCGACCAACCACAAGCGATTAAAAAAATCGTAGATTCTATAAATGATGGGGCGCAGTATTCCACGCTTATTGGCGTTACAGGCAGTGGGAAGACTTACACGATGGCAAATATCATCGCAAAGCTCAATATCCCGACGCTTATAATGACGCATAATAAAACCCTTGCCGCACAGCTTTACAGCGAATTTAAGGGATTTTTTCCAAAAAATCATGTGGAATATTTCATCAGCCACTTTGACTACTACCAGCCAGAAGCCTACATTCCGCGCAGGGATTTATTTATCGAAAAAGATTCTAGTATTAATGAGGAATTAGAACGCCTAAGGCTTTCTGCGACAACTTCGCTTCTTGCGTATGATGATGTGATTGTGGTGGCGAGTGTGAGTGCGAATTATGGTTTGGGTAATCCAAACGAGTATTTAAGTATGATTGAAAAAATTGAAGTGGGGCAAATACGCGCGCAAAAGGGCTTTTTACTAAAGCTTGTGGATATGGGCTATGTGCGAAATGATACGATTTTTGAGCGGGGGAATTTCCGCGTGCAGGGTGAAGTAGTGGATATTTTCCCTGCGTATAATGAAAGCGAGTTTGTGCGAGTGGAGTTTTTTGGTGATGAGGTTGAGAGTGTCGCGCTGTATGATAGTATCGAGCGCGTGAAGGTGAAAAATATAGAATCTTTTGTGCTGTATGCGGCAAATCAATTTATCGTGGGTGCGGAGCGTCTGCAAAATGCACTCAAAAATATAGAATCTGAATTAGATTCTCGCTTGAGCGAGTTTGAAGCAGAGGATAGACGGGTGGAATATCAGCGCTTAAAAGGGCGCACGGAGTTTGATTTAGAAATGATTAGAGAATCTGGGATTTGCAAAGGCATTGAAAACTACGCGCGCCATTTAACCGGCAAGGCGACTGGTGAGACGCCTTATAGTTTGCTAGATTATTTCGCGCAAAAAAATAAGCCTTATCTCATCATCGTTGATGAATCGCATGTGAGCTTGCCACAATTTGGTGGAATGTATGCGGGTGATAGGAGCAGGAAGGAGGTGCTTGTGGAGTATGGATTCCGCTTGCCTAGTGCGCTGGATAATCGCCCTTTGCGCTTTGATGAGTTTATTAATAAAGCACCACATTATCTTTTTGTTTCTGCTACGCCTGCGAGTTTGGAGCTAGAACTTAGTATTAATCATAGCGCAGAGCAGATTATCCGCCCAACGGGGCTTCTTGATCCGCTGTATGAAGTGCGAGATTCTGATAATCAGGTGCTTGATTTGATGGGTGAGATTAAAGCGCGTGTGGCGAAAAATGAGCGTGTGCTTATCACTACGCTAACCAAAAAAATGGCTGAAGAGCTTAGTAAATATTACACCGAATTAGGAATCAAAGTGCGCTATATGCATAGCGATATTGATGCTATCGAGCGCAATCATCTTATCCGCGCGCTTAGGCTTGGGGAATTTGATGTGCTCATTGGGATAAATCTTTTGCGTGAAGGGCTGGATTTGCCCGAAGTAAGCCTTATTGCGATAATGGACGCGGATAAAGAGGGCTTTTTGCGTTCAGAAACAAGCCTAATCCAAACGATGGGACGTGCGGCGCGCAATGTGGAGGGCAAAGTAATTTTATATGCCAAAAAAGTTACAAACTCGATGCAGCGCGCTTTTGAAATCACGGATTACCGCCGAAGTAAGCAAGAAGCCTACAATAAAGCGCATAATATCACGCCACAATCTGTTAAACGCAACCTCGAGGAAGAACTCAAGCTAGAATCAAGTGCTAGCGGGAGATTGTATGAAAAAAATAGTAAAAAAATCCCAAAAAGTGAGAGGGATTCTATTATCAAAGAACTCAAAACGAGAATGCTACAAGCTGCTAAGAATCTAGAATTTGAAGAGGCTGCACGGTTGCGCGATGAGATAGCAAAGCTTAGGGGATAG
- a CDS encoding MlaD family protein: MERNVRYMSIGIVFISIVVGLCFFVLWLGRFDFNANKHKTYYIYTQDELSSVGVNTPVKFKGIGVGKVSDVSFEDLSLGQIKITLSLESALTLKEGAFVSVASSGLAGSNYLALTQGNGAVKNDTILELQKGGFDILLQKAGDIGAKTDEMITNLVKITSEENTKNISLLLEQLTLVTNHLNLLTQRLDSIALKVDVNFKDGQYDIRSILNPTMLQLQDALLQMNVFFSKATHLVNKIEKNPYDSIFGRQKPAK, encoded by the coding sequence ATGGAACGCAATGTCAGATACATGTCAATTGGGATTGTATTTATTAGCATTGTGGTTGGATTATGCTTTTTTGTGCTGTGGCTTGGGCGTTTTGATTTTAACGCCAATAAGCACAAAACCTATTATATCTACACGCAAGATGAGCTATCCTCTGTGGGTGTAAATACACCTGTGAAGTTTAAAGGCATAGGTGTTGGGAAAGTGAGCGATGTAAGCTTTGAAGATTTAAGTTTAGGACAAATCAAAATCACACTAAGCCTAGAATCTGCACTCACGCTAAAAGAAGGCGCATTTGTAAGCGTGGCTTCAAGCGGGCTTGCTGGTTCAAATTATCTCGCACTCACGCAAGGCAATGGTGCAGTGAAAAATGACACTATCTTAGAGCTTCAAAAAGGCGGGTTTGATATTTTATTGCAAAAAGCTGGCGATATTGGCGCAAAAACCGATGAGATGATAACAAATCTCGTAAAAATCACAAGTGAAGAAAACACCAAAAACATAAGCCTGCTTTTAGAGCAACTCACTTTGGTGACAAACCATCTCAATCTCCTTACTCAAAGATTAGATTCTATCGCGCTTAAGGTAGATGTGAATTTCAAAGATGGGCAATATGATATTCGCTCGATTCTCAATCCTACAATGTTGCAACTCCAAGATGCGCTATTGCAAATGAATGTCTTTTTCTCAAAAGCTACACATTTGGTAAATAAAATC
- the rpsU gene encoding 30S ribosomal protein S21: MPGIKVRETESFDEAYRKFKKQTDRNLVVTETRARRFFEPQTEKRKKQKINAKKKLLKRLYMLRRYESKL, translated from the coding sequence ATGCCGGGTATTAAAGTTCGAGAAACTGAAAGCTTTGATGAAGCGTATAGAAAGTTCAAAAAACAAACTGATAGAAATCTCGTAGTGACAGAAACGCGCGCGAGAAGGTTTTTTGAGCCACAAACTGAAAAGCGTAAAAAGCAAAAAATTAACGCGAAGAAAAAACTTCTTAAACGTCTTTATATGCTTAGAAGATACGAGTCAAAGCTCTAA